One window from the genome of Spiractinospora alimapuensis encodes:
- the otnK gene encoding 3-oxo-tetronate kinase produces MARLGAIADDLTGATDLAISLTTAGYRTAVVAGADDVPDVADADAVVIALKSRSEPVDQAVADSLRALDALRRLGCDRYYFKYCSTFDSTPEGNIGPVAEALLDSVGGPGTIYCPAFPANRRTVYRGHLFVGDDRLDESPMRHHPLNPMTDSSIVRWLDAQTSGSVGLVPLEVVRQGAEAVRAAVDTRFAAGERNVVVDAVTDDDITAIAEGTSHLPLVTGGSALAFGFEGPRTSAFTDVSTGGPQGMVLSGSASQATQAQVRHGVESGVGLRLDPADLRRDLDGAVRATVDAMRSADARPFVVYATKEPTDVQDTGDSEVLEEALGSVARRLVDEEGVRALVVAGGETSGAVVAALGVSHFLIGPVVDPGVAWTRAVRSQGEDVMLLLKSGNFGGPDLFSRAWETFS; encoded by the coding sequence GTGGCTCGCCTGGGCGCTATCGCCGACGACCTCACCGGGGCAACGGACCTCGCGATCTCCCTGACCACGGCCGGATATCGAACCGCCGTGGTCGCGGGAGCCGACGACGTGCCCGACGTCGCCGACGCGGACGCCGTCGTCATCGCCCTGAAGAGCCGCAGCGAGCCGGTGGACCAGGCGGTCGCGGACTCCCTGCGGGCCCTCGACGCTCTGCGCCGGCTGGGCTGTGACCGGTACTACTTCAAGTACTGCTCCACGTTCGACTCCACCCCAGAGGGCAACATCGGGCCCGTGGCCGAGGCGCTGCTGGACAGTGTCGGTGGCCCGGGCACGATCTACTGCCCCGCGTTCCCGGCGAACCGGCGGACCGTGTACCGCGGACATCTGTTCGTCGGGGACGACCGGCTCGACGAGAGCCCCATGCGCCACCACCCGCTCAACCCCATGACCGACTCCAGCATCGTGCGGTGGCTCGACGCCCAGACCTCGGGGTCCGTCGGCCTGGTTCCCCTGGAGGTGGTGCGCCAGGGCGCCGAGGCCGTGCGGGCCGCGGTGGACACGCGGTTCGCCGCCGGTGAGCGCAACGTCGTGGTCGACGCGGTGACGGACGACGACATCACGGCGATCGCCGAGGGCACCTCACATCTACCGCTGGTGACCGGCGGCAGCGCGTTGGCTTTCGGTTTCGAGGGGCCCAGGACGAGTGCATTCACCGACGTCTCGACCGGTGGGCCACAGGGGATGGTGCTGTCCGGCAGCGCGTCCCAGGCGACCCAGGCGCAGGTGCGCCACGGGGTGGAGTCGGGTGTGGGGCTGCGCCTGGATCCCGCGGACCTCCGACGCGACCTCGACGGCGCCGTACGCGCGACAGTGGACGCGATGCGGTCCGCGGACGCGCGGCCGTTCGTCGTCTACGCCACCAAGGAACCCACCGACGTCCAGGACACCGGGGACTCCGAGGTGTTGGAGGAGGCGCTCGGCTCCGTCGCGCGCCGGCTCGTGGACGAGGAAGGGGTCCGCGCGCTCGTCGTCGCCGGAGGGGAGACGTCGGGCGCCGTGGTGGCCGCGCTGGGCGTCTCGCACTTCCTGATCGGCCCGGTGGTGGATCCGGGTGTGGCGTGGACACGCGCGGTGCGTTCCCAGGGAGAGGACGTGATGCTGCTGCTGAAGTCGGGCAACTTCGGTGGCCCCGACCTGTTCTCCCGCGCGTGGGAGACGTTCTCTTGA
- a CDS encoding TetR/AcrR family transcriptional regulator, translating to MSEPTASDLTARARLRLAALRLFAERGFAGTTTRAIATEAGVSHALLRHHFGSKEGLRRAVDDDVLDAFDTVVSRFDAPNTEDDALAVFAQASAQLFGADELRRNYLRRSLIEGSPASGELFLRLLEGTRRSLALIRSDGGQRVETGLEGDPDRYWAPFQVLFLILGPMLLEPVLGEALPRPVFDSDVLRTRSSANQRLLLRGLPAMPGQAGRTPTKDHPTSS from the coding sequence ATGAGTGAGCCGACGGCATCCGACCTGACGGCACGCGCCCGACTGCGGCTCGCGGCGCTGCGGCTGTTCGCCGAGCGGGGGTTCGCGGGCACGACGACCCGCGCCATCGCGACCGAGGCCGGCGTCTCCCACGCCCTGCTGCGCCACCACTTCGGTTCCAAGGAGGGGCTGCGCCGCGCCGTGGACGACGACGTCCTCGACGCCTTCGACACCGTCGTGTCGCGGTTCGACGCGCCGAACACCGAGGACGATGCGCTGGCCGTGTTCGCACAGGCCAGCGCACAACTGTTCGGGGCGGACGAGCTGCGCCGCAACTACCTTCGTCGGTCGCTGATCGAGGGGAGCCCCGCCAGTGGCGAGCTGTTCCTCCGGCTGCTCGAGGGGACGCGACGAAGTCTCGCGCTCATCCGGTCGGACGGCGGACAGCGGGTCGAGACGGGCCTGGAAGGCGACCCGGATCGCTACTGGGCCCCCTTCCAGGTGCTGTTCCTGATCCTCGGACCCATGCTGCTGGAACCCGTGCTGGGCGAGGCACTGCCGCGACCCGTGTTCGACTCCGACGTGCTGCGCACCCGGAGTTCCGCCAACCAACGACTTCTCCTGCGTGGGCTTCCCGCCATGCCCGGACAGGCGGGACGGACCCCGACCAAGGACCACCCCACCTCCAGTTGA
- a CDS encoding DUF418 domain-containing protein produces MLLGVWAARRRLLEEPSRHRNLLRRTAVVGIFLGVVGGLPMGLISAELWSAGFAVMALASVVHVLTGFAGALGAGATFALVAARLGDGHGPITRALTATGRRSLSCYLAQSVILVVLFAPYGGGLGSEIGSAGMAAAAVAVWGATVALARLADAVDRAGPAEVLLRRLSRPR; encoded by the coding sequence ATGCTCCTCGGCGTCTGGGCTGCCAGACGCCGTCTGCTGGAGGAACCGTCCAGACACCGAAACCTGTTGCGCCGAACGGCAGTGGTCGGAATCTTCCTAGGCGTCGTCGGTGGACTGCCCATGGGTCTCATCAGCGCCGAATTGTGGAGCGCTGGATTCGCCGTGATGGCGTTGGCCTCAGTGGTGCACGTACTCACGGGGTTCGCCGGCGCGCTGGGCGCCGGCGCCACCTTCGCCCTGGTGGCCGCGCGGCTCGGCGACGGACACGGCCCGATCACCCGCGCGCTGACGGCGACGGGACGTCGATCCCTGTCCTGCTATCTCGCCCAGTCCGTGATCCTGGTCGTTCTCTTCGCCCCGTACGGGGGTGGTCTTGGCTCGGAGATCGGGAGTGCGGGCATGGCCGCGGCCGCGGTCGCGGTCTGGGGCGCCACCGTGGCCCTGGCACGCCTCGCCGACGCCGTTGACCGCGCCGGCCCCGCCGAGGTATTGCTCCGCCGACTCTCTCGCCCCCGCTGA
- a CDS encoding sensor histidine kinase yields MAEHVARGWVAVWDRLWRLAVFAGLTLSTVIAFVRPGETVADRLTVLGLASLLAGWHWWMVIQHPQWAERRPIPMIVYFVVLLGVGGVLQELDPVYVVLMFSALPTAFVTLPGGWAYLGVIAAVVVASDVRALVADWPASIDALPFLLVSTGLICAVGAAIRAMESESTQRRRAFEELSETHARLAELADHNAGLQDQLLGRAREAGKLAERARMARELHDTLAQGLAGVVAQLEAAGGILQPGHDARRHVDLARETAREALAESRRAVQALRPAPLDEGTLPDAVEEAVERWRTGRDIPATVTISGDPVRLLPEAEETMLRAVQETLANVARHASATRVGVTLTFMDDVVVLDVRDDGVGFDPDADRGTSSDGSGFGLTAMRHRIARFAGTVEIESTPGKGTAVSVALPAAASPTAEGARG; encoded by the coding sequence ATGGCGGAACACGTCGCGAGGGGTTGGGTCGCCGTGTGGGACCGACTGTGGCGCCTCGCCGTCTTCGCCGGACTGACGCTGTCCACGGTGATCGCCTTCGTCCGCCCGGGGGAGACCGTCGCCGACAGGTTGACCGTCCTGGGGCTCGCCTCCCTGCTCGCCGGATGGCACTGGTGGATGGTCATCCAGCACCCACAGTGGGCGGAGCGCAGGCCGATCCCGATGATCGTGTACTTCGTCGTCCTGCTGGGCGTGGGCGGCGTGCTGCAGGAGTTGGATCCCGTCTACGTCGTCCTCATGTTCAGTGCCCTGCCGACCGCCTTCGTAACGCTGCCCGGCGGCTGGGCCTACCTGGGGGTCATCGCGGCGGTCGTGGTCGCCAGCGACGTGCGTGCGCTGGTCGCGGACTGGCCGGCGTCGATCGACGCCCTCCCCTTCCTCCTCGTCAGCACCGGTCTGATCTGCGCGGTGGGGGCGGCGATCCGGGCGATGGAGTCGGAGTCCACCCAACGCCGGCGGGCCTTCGAGGAACTCTCCGAGACACACGCGCGACTCGCCGAACTCGCCGACCACAACGCGGGTCTCCAGGACCAGCTCCTGGGTCGGGCGCGGGAAGCGGGGAAACTGGCCGAACGGGCGCGGATGGCGCGGGAGCTGCACGACACCCTGGCCCAGGGGCTCGCCGGAGTCGTCGCCCAACTGGAGGCGGCCGGGGGGATCCTCCAACCGGGACACGACGCCCGTCGCCACGTCGACCTCGCCCGGGAGACGGCGCGAGAGGCCCTCGCGGAGTCCCGGCGGGCGGTACAGGCACTGCGGCCCGCCCCGTTGGATGAGGGGACCCTGCCGGACGCGGTGGAGGAAGCGGTCGAACGCTGGCGTACGGGGAGGGACATCCCGGCCACCGTCACCATCAGTGGGGATCCCGTGCGGCTGCTGCCGGAAGCGGAGGAGACGATGTTGCGTGCGGTCCAGGAAACCCTCGCGAACGTCGCCCGGCACGCGTCGGCGACCCGCGTGGGGGTGACCCTGACCTTCATGGACGACGTCGTGGTGCTCGACGTCCGCGACGACGGAGTGGGCTTCGACCCCGACGCCGATCGTGGGACCTCGTCCGACGGCAGCGGCTTCGGGCTGACCGCCATGCGTCACCGGATCGCCCGGTTCGCCGGAACGGTGGAGATCGAGTCCACCCCGGGCAAGGGGACCGCGGTCAGCGTCGCCCTGCCCGCCGCGGCCAGCCCGACAGCCGAGGGAGCGAGAGGATGA
- a CDS encoding TRAP transporter substrate-binding protein, with product MRSSAILATLSAVALTVSLAACSDVGAAEQDAELTLRLGHTYGVDSLPNRAAQRLAETVEEETDGAVTIEVYPSSQLGSWEEMQEGLELGGVDMVIESVGSLERYTDLAAIEGIPFLYESDEQFFSVWDGEVGADIIDTLHEETGFLLLGDLYRGPRVLNSARPIESPGDLAGLKLRVPTQQTYIDTWQALGASPTPLALNEVFGAIEQGAIEAQENPIDVVRFNSYFEVAPYVTNTNHLYGNFHFQTWGDTYESWDEEHRAAIDQAIDEVSAWAREVSLDEQSENVEFLEEEDVTFYEIDQEEWRSLTSELIDEADPQVQEWAERIAEH from the coding sequence ATGCGTTCCTCTGCCATCCTCGCGACGCTCTCAGCGGTCGCGCTCACGGTCTCCCTGGCCGCCTGCTCCGACGTGGGCGCGGCGGAGCAGGACGCTGAGCTCACACTTCGCCTCGGCCACACCTACGGCGTGGACAGCCTGCCCAACCGGGCCGCGCAGCGCCTCGCCGAGACCGTGGAGGAGGAGACCGACGGCGCCGTCACCATCGAGGTCTATCCCTCCTCCCAGTTGGGGAGCTGGGAGGAGATGCAGGAAGGCCTCGAACTCGGCGGCGTCGACATGGTGATCGAGTCGGTCGGTTCCCTGGAGCGCTACACCGACCTGGCCGCGATCGAGGGCATTCCCTTCCTGTACGAGAGCGACGAACAGTTCTTCTCGGTGTGGGACGGCGAGGTCGGGGCGGACATCATCGACACCCTGCACGAGGAGACGGGGTTCCTGCTTCTCGGCGACCTGTACCGGGGACCGCGGGTGCTGAACTCCGCGCGTCCCATCGAGTCGCCAGGTGACCTCGCCGGACTGAAGCTGCGGGTCCCCACCCAGCAGACCTACATCGACACCTGGCAGGCCCTGGGCGCCAGCCCGACCCCGCTGGCCCTCAACGAGGTGTTCGGCGCCATCGAGCAGGGCGCGATCGAGGCCCAGGAGAACCCGATCGACGTGGTCCGCTTCAACTCCTACTTCGAGGTCGCGCCATACGTGACCAACACCAACCACCTGTACGGCAACTTCCATTTCCAGACCTGGGGCGACACCTACGAGTCCTGGGACGAGGAGCACCGCGCGGCGATCGACCAGGCCATCGACGAGGTGTCGGCGTGGGCCCGGGAGGTCTCACTCGACGAACAGTCGGAGAACGTGGAGTTCCTCGAGGAGGAGGACGTGACCTTCTACGAGATCGACCAGGAGGAATGGCGGTCCCTCACCTCCGAGCTGATCGACGAGGCCGATCCGCAGGTCCAGGAGTGGGCCGAGCGGATCGCCGAGCACTGA
- a CDS encoding zinc-dependent alcohol dehydrogenase, with protein MRAVRFEPNGSAHVVDIPHPLPSEGDVVIRVTSTSVCGSDLAALRGTHPFRIPPLISGHEAGGVVDAIGPGVTKVAVGDRVVVEPQRPCWECALCTDGRYHLCAKKQMLGIAEWDGSFADYVAVPEHTLLHAPSEIPDHALALAEPLAVACHAVRQVRGDIRGGRHLVLGGGAIGGLIAHVLAQADPAALVVSEPRESNHDMLRAMGATDVRSSLDGLVEEAGRFDTVFIAAGVPALAKEAFRHVESGGSIIQVAVFNVDVPIPAGELQVREIAFNGTAMYSRVDFEQALELLAADADTPQRIVSRRVDLEEGAEIITDMVANGPGDIIKLLMEPR; from the coding sequence ATGCGAGCAGTGAGATTCGAGCCCAATGGCTCCGCCCACGTCGTGGACATTCCGCATCCCCTGCCCTCCGAGGGCGACGTGGTGATCCGGGTGACGTCGACGAGCGTTTGCGGATCCGACCTGGCCGCGCTGCGTGGCACCCACCCCTTCCGGATTCCGCCGCTCATCTCCGGCCACGAGGCCGGCGGCGTCGTGGACGCGATCGGCCCGGGCGTGACCAAGGTGGCCGTCGGGGACAGGGTCGTCGTCGAGCCGCAGCGGCCATGCTGGGAGTGCGCGCTGTGCACGGACGGCCGCTACCACCTGTGCGCGAAGAAGCAGATGCTCGGAATCGCCGAATGGGACGGTTCGTTCGCGGACTACGTCGCGGTGCCCGAACACACGCTCCTGCACGCCCCGTCGGAGATCCCGGACCACGCGCTCGCGTTGGCCGAGCCGCTCGCCGTGGCCTGTCACGCCGTGCGTCAGGTCCGCGGCGACATCCGCGGCGGGCGGCACCTGGTTCTGGGCGGCGGCGCCATCGGCGGTCTGATCGCGCACGTGCTGGCGCAGGCCGACCCCGCGGCGCTGGTGGTCAGCGAACCCCGCGAGTCCAACCACGACATGCTCCGTGCCATGGGCGCCACCGACGTCCGATCGTCCCTGGACGGGCTGGTCGAGGAGGCCGGCCGGTTCGACACGGTGTTCATCGCCGCGGGTGTTCCCGCACTGGCCAAGGAAGCGTTCCGGCACGTCGAGTCCGGCGGATCGATCATCCAGGTCGCCGTGTTCAACGTCGACGTTCCGATTCCCGCGGGTGAGCTGCAGGTCCGGGAGATCGCGTTCAACGGCACCGCCATGTACTCGCGCGTGGACTTCGAGCAGGCGCTGGAGCTGCTGGCCGCTGACGCCGACACCCCGCAGCGGATCGTGTCGCGGCGCGTCGACCTGGAGGAGGGCGCCGAGATCATCACCGACATGGTCGCCAATGGTCCCGGCGACATCATCAAGCTCTTGATGGAACCGCGATGA
- a CDS encoding DeoR/GlpR family DNA-binding transcription regulator has product MIPDQRRERLVKELRSAGVLSVRELCDVLSVSHMTVRRDISVLERDGRVYSVPGGVKLARQIETEPSYLDKSVTDVAEKQAMAKAAAALVQSGQMIYLDAGTTIGHMVPHIWDIRDLTVVTNDLTTAARLIDHPSIDLFHIGGRVDRKNRSVVGDIAARTMGEFNLDLAFVSTSSWDLKRGSTTPSEPKVVLKRAAMRAAVTSVLVAGAAKYGSFGTLKVASLDQFDHIITDAGFSPHTAGEIRASGVYVELAEPGE; this is encoded by the coding sequence ATGATTCCGGACCAACGACGAGAACGGCTGGTCAAGGAGCTGCGCAGCGCAGGAGTCCTGAGTGTGCGCGAGCTGTGTGACGTCCTGTCCGTCTCGCACATGACCGTGCGCCGGGACATCTCCGTGCTGGAGCGCGACGGCCGGGTGTACTCGGTGCCCGGCGGGGTGAAACTCGCCCGTCAGATCGAGACAGAGCCATCCTACCTGGACAAATCCGTCACGGACGTCGCGGAGAAGCAGGCCATGGCCAAGGCGGCCGCGGCTCTCGTGCAGAGCGGGCAGATGATCTACCTGGACGCGGGCACAACAATCGGTCACATGGTGCCGCACATCTGGGACATCCGGGATCTGACCGTCGTTACCAACGACCTCACTACGGCGGCCCGTCTCATCGACCACCCCAGTATCGACCTGTTCCACATCGGTGGCCGAGTGGACCGCAAGAACCGGTCGGTGGTCGGCGACATCGCCGCGCGAACGATGGGCGAGTTCAACCTGGACCTGGCGTTCGTCTCCACCAGCTCCTGGGACCTCAAGCGTGGGTCCACCACTCCGTCCGAACCGAAGGTCGTCCTCAAGCGCGCCGCGATGCGGGCCGCCGTCACCTCGGTCCTGGTCGCCGGAGCGGCGAAGTATGGATCGTTCGGCACCCTGAAGGTCGCCTCACTCGACCAGTTCGACCACATCATCACCGACGCGGGGTTCTCCCCCCACACCGCCGGCGAGATCCGCGCCAGCGGTGTGTACGTGGAACTGGCCGAACCAGGCGAGTGA
- a CDS encoding TRAP transporter large permease has protein sequence MPAILGGGLAALLVIGLPIGVAIALCSMAGLYFFTDVPLTMAAQQMISGMRSFPLLAIPLFVLAGSIMNAGGITRRLIDFATALVGQMRGGLAAVNIVTNMIFGGVSGSAVADASSVGRLMIPQMLRRKYTPGFSASVTAIGSTVALILPPSITLIIYGVTAQASIADLFFQGIFFGLGFGLVYIITGYVIARVKKLPAEERVSTGVMFRSFRDALLALTLPVIVLGGIRIGAFTATEGGAVAVAVALILGGVVYRELTVKRIIKALRESAILVATIMLIIATAKIYSLALVMGGVADQIASSVLGVTTNTLLILLLVNILLLLVGTVVEGNAAIIIFTPILLPIVTAVGVDPVHFGLIVVVNLAIGLVTPPAGICILITSKIAGIQLEHTLRDLVPWLSVAIASLMVVTYGPLLVGMY, from the coding sequence ATGCCCGCCATCCTCGGAGGAGGGCTCGCCGCCCTTCTCGTTATCGGTCTCCCGATCGGTGTCGCGATCGCGCTCTGCTCGATGGCCGGTCTGTACTTCTTCACCGACGTGCCGCTGACCATGGCCGCACAGCAGATGATCTCCGGCATGCGTTCGTTCCCGCTGCTGGCGATCCCGCTGTTCGTCCTGGCCGGCAGCATCATGAACGCCGGCGGTATCACCCGCAGGCTCATCGACTTCGCCACCGCGCTGGTGGGCCAGATGCGCGGTGGTCTGGCCGCCGTGAACATCGTGACGAACATGATCTTCGGTGGTGTCTCCGGTTCGGCCGTGGCGGACGCGTCCTCCGTGGGCCGGCTGATGATCCCGCAGATGCTGCGGCGCAAGTACACGCCCGGGTTCTCCGCCTCCGTGACCGCGATCGGGTCCACGGTCGCGTTGATCCTGCCGCCCAGCATCACCCTGATCATCTACGGTGTGACGGCCCAGGCGTCGATCGCCGACCTGTTCTTCCAGGGCATCTTCTTCGGCCTCGGCTTCGGTCTCGTCTACATCATCACCGGCTACGTCATCGCCCGGGTGAAGAAGCTGCCGGCCGAAGAGCGGGTGAGCACCGGCGTGATGTTCCGGTCCTTCCGGGACGCGCTGCTCGCACTCACCCTGCCCGTCATCGTGCTCGGCGGTATCCGGATCGGCGCGTTCACCGCGACCGAGGGTGGCGCCGTGGCCGTGGCCGTGGCTCTCATCCTCGGTGGGGTCGTCTACCGCGAACTCACCGTGAAGCGCATCATCAAGGCGCTGCGCGAGTCCGCCATCCTCGTCGCCACCATCATGTTGATCATCGCCACGGCGAAGATCTACTCGCTCGCCCTGGTGATGGGCGGGGTCGCGGACCAGATCGCGTCCTCGGTTCTTGGGGTCACCACCAACACCCTGCTGATCCTGCTGCTGGTCAACATCCTGCTGCTCCTGGTCGGCACGGTGGTCGAGGGCAACGCCGCGATCATCATCTTCACGCCGATCCTGCTGCCGATCGTGACGGCCGTCGGGGTCGACCCGGTGCACTTCGGTCTGATCGTGGTGGTCAACCTGGCGATTGGACTGGTCACGCCGCCGGCGGGGATCTGCATCCTCATCACCAGCAAGATCGCCGGAATCCAACTCGAGCACACGCTGCGGGACCTGGTTCCCTGGCTGAGCGTCGCGATCGCCTCGCTGATGGTCGTGACCTACGGGCCGCTGCTCGTGGGGATGTACTGA
- a CDS encoding TRAP transporter small permease: protein MKTLDRVCGAIERVFTAMAIIALATISASLIIQVILRYFFNHPSVWSEELATLCFVWLVMTSIPVALRRHEHIALEFLLLRLPAAVRAIMNRVVTLLVLATFAIIGSLSLVLLPIASRQEMTGLSLAVGFDVSLTAMYVAAPIGCACAVLFCVENLITGRWKNENELTAEPSVSGGSA, encoded by the coding sequence ATGAAGACCCTCGACCGCGTGTGTGGCGCCATCGAGCGCGTGTTCACAGCGATGGCCATCATCGCGCTGGCCACCATCAGCGCGTCCCTGATCATCCAGGTCATCCTTCGCTACTTCTTCAACCACCCGAGCGTGTGGTCGGAGGAGCTCGCCACCCTCTGCTTCGTGTGGCTGGTCATGACCTCCATCCCGGTGGCACTGCGCCGGCACGAGCACATCGCGTTGGAGTTCCTGCTCCTGCGTCTACCGGCCGCCGTCCGCGCCATCATGAACCGGGTCGTCACACTGCTGGTGCTGGCGACGTTCGCCATCATCGGTTCCCTGTCGCTCGTGCTTCTCCCGATCGCCTCGCGCCAGGAGATGACGGGGCTGAGTCTCGCGGTCGGATTCGACGTCTCGTTGACCGCCATGTACGTGGCGGCGCCCATCGGTTGCGCCTGCGCGGTGCTCTTCTGCGTGGAGAACCTGATCACCGGGCGCTGGAAGAACGAGAACGAGCTCACGGCCGAGCCGTCCGTGTCGGGAGGTTCCGCCTGA
- a CDS encoding DUF418 domain-containing protein, which yields MDANSSGGLHTSAPPLTITQGRALAPDLARGVALLGIALANSVLYIGAEAYGARSRPLDGTPLDRTVDLLLVTLVDARWLPLFAALFGYGAVQLARRLASTGREPAEVRRAQRRRYTWVAVFGAAHVILLFGGDILAIYGILGLSLLFLMRASDRVLLVLAAVAAALGALLGSAVGWPPLGSSVRMSVPSLLVADPWEALVLRVTMWPVDFLVLALSASPRCSSASGLPDAVCWRNRPDTETCCAERQWSESS from the coding sequence ATGGATGCGAACTCCTCGGGCGGGCTCCACACCTCCGCCCCACCACTCACGATCACGCAGGGCCGGGCGCTCGCCCCGGACCTCGCCCGCGGCGTGGCCCTGCTGGGCATCGCGCTGGCGAACTCGGTCCTCTACATCGGCGCCGAGGCGTACGGCGCGCGATCCCGACCACTCGACGGAACGCCGCTGGACCGCACGGTCGACCTACTGCTCGTCACCTTGGTCGACGCCCGGTGGCTCCCCCTGTTCGCCGCCCTGTTCGGCTACGGGGCCGTGCAGTTGGCGCGGCGGCTGGCGTCCACGGGGCGCGAGCCGGCGGAGGTCCGGCGGGCGCAGCGCCGGCGGTACACCTGGGTGGCCGTCTTCGGCGCGGCTCACGTGATCCTGTTGTTCGGTGGCGACATCCTCGCGATCTACGGGATCCTGGGCCTCTCGCTGTTGTTCCTGATGCGGGCGAGCGATCGGGTGCTGCTCGTCTTGGCGGCCGTCGCGGCGGCGCTCGGGGCTCTTCTGGGCTCAGCGGTCGGGTGGCCGCCGCTGGGGTCGAGTGTCCGGATGAGCGTCCCATCGCTCCTGGTCGCCGACCCGTGGGAAGCGCTGGTGCTTCGCGTGACCATGTGGCCGGTGGACTTCCTCGTCCTCGCGTTGTCGGCCTCGCCCCGATGCTCCTCGGCGTCTGGGCTGCCAGACGCCGTCTGCTGGAGGAACCGTCCAGACACCGAAACCTGTTGCGCCGAACGGCAGTGGTCGGAATCTTCCTAG
- a CDS encoding response regulator: protein MTEPSVESTIRVVIVDDHPVVRDGLRGMLGGEPDFDVVGEAADGTEALATVAHASPDVVLSDLRMPGMDGVRLIRRLATQAPRVRVVVLTTYDGDRDVVAAINAGATGYLLKDAPRDEVLRGLRAAARGESVLAPTVSARLINHVRAPGGRELGALSDREVEVLRHVARGANNREVAEELFVSEATVKTHLVRIYAKLGVSDRTAASVVAHERGLL, encoded by the coding sequence ATGACGGAGCCCAGCGTCGAGAGCACGATCCGGGTGGTCATAGTGGACGACCATCCCGTCGTCCGCGACGGACTGCGCGGCATGCTCGGAGGAGAACCCGACTTCGACGTCGTGGGCGAGGCGGCCGACGGGACCGAGGCCTTGGCCACGGTCGCACACGCTTCTCCCGACGTGGTGCTGAGCGACCTCCGCATGCCGGGCATGGACGGCGTGCGGCTCATCCGTCGCCTCGCCACGCAGGCGCCCCGGGTTCGGGTCGTGGTGCTCACCACCTACGACGGCGACCGCGACGTCGTCGCCGCGATCAACGCGGGAGCGACGGGCTACCTCCTGAAGGACGCTCCGCGCGACGAGGTCCTCCGTGGCCTGCGCGCCGCCGCACGCGGGGAGAGCGTCCTGGCCCCCACTGTCTCGGCGCGGCTGATAAACCACGTCCGCGCGCCGGGCGGACGGGAGTTGGGCGCGCTCAGCGACCGCGAGGTCGAGGTCCTGCGCCACGTGGCCCGCGGCGCGAACAACCGTGAGGTGGCGGAGGAACTGTTCGTCAGCGAGGCCACGGTCAAGACACACCTCGTCCGGATCTACGCGAAACTCGGCGTCTCCGACCGAACCGCCGCATCGGTCGTGGCGCACGAGCGAGGGTTGCTGTGA
- a CDS encoding class II aldolase/adducin family protein, translating into MGDVLLTAATENTERNAAAAALVETGRSLVARGLSPGTSGNVSVRVGGHILMSPTGISLGEIDTDSLSLLDMEGRHLDGLPPSKEFPLHVVMYAARPEAQAVVHVHSPYAVAASCLTPPPGPSALPPLTPYLVMKVGQVPLVPYAAPGSDELATNLESVPQEFSAALLANHGSIMSGPTLAAALDAGVEVEEAARVHVLLHGLPAASLSTADVRTLTTKYGTTWDV; encoded by the coding sequence GTGGGAGACGTTCTCTTGACGGCGGCCACGGAGAACACCGAACGCAACGCAGCGGCGGCGGCACTGGTCGAGACCGGACGTTCGCTCGTCGCCCGGGGGCTGAGTCCCGGCACCTCCGGGAACGTGTCGGTGCGCGTGGGCGGGCACATTCTGATGTCGCCCACGGGAATCTCCCTCGGGGAGATCGACACGGACTCCCTGTCCCTACTCGACATGGAGGGTCGACACCTCGACGGTCTGCCGCCGTCGAAGGAGTTTCCGCTGCACGTGGTGATGTACGCGGCCCGCCCCGAGGCGCAGGCGGTGGTCCACGTCCACTCGCCGTACGCGGTGGCGGCGTCGTGCCTCACGCCCCCACCGGGCCCGTCCGCCCTCCCGCCGCTGACGCCCTACCTGGTGATGAAGGTCGGGCAGGTGCCGCTCGTGCCCTACGCGGCTCCTGGTTCGGACGAGCTGGCGACCAACCTGGAGTCGGTCCCGCAGGAGTTCAGCGCGGCCCTGCTGGCCAACCACGGCTCCATCATGTCCGGCCCCACTCTTGCCGCGGCCCTCGACGCCGGTGTGGAGGTCGAGGAGGCCGCCCGCGTCCACGTCCTGCTGCACGGACTCCCGGCCGCCTCCCTCAGCACGGCCGACGTACGCACCCTCACCACCAAGTACGGCACCACCTGGGACGTGTGA